A stretch of DNA from Corvus cornix cornix isolate S_Up_H32 chromosome 13, ASM73873v5, whole genome shotgun sequence:
GATCCGtgcctgccctccctccccggCTCCCTCCCTGCCCGTCCATCCGTCCTGCAGGTGCCAATCACATCCCAGCACCCACATTCCTGGGGAAAGGCAGCTTTGGAAAACTCCTGCAAATGAACGCCTGCCACGGATCCAATCTCTCAGCTCCCTGAGCCCATCGCTCCACCCCGATCTCATTATGGGCATGGCTCAGTCCCACCTGCACTCCTGAAACAGCCCCAACCTGCAAAGTTTGACTCCAGAGAGAGAAGGTTTCTTCtcaaaaaaccttaaaaaaggttttaaaaggGGTTGGACATCCAACCCTTCCTCAGTTCCCTCTTTGCCGCAGCCTTGTCACAGTTCCAGCgctgcagggatgctctggaGCCCGTGAGGCTCAGTTTGGCTTTCTGGGAGGCTCGGGAAGGATCCCACAGGAAaaccatcaggcccagtgatTAATTAGTGTTGTAATGACACTGAGGATCCCCCATAACCCACTGAGGTGTCACCCTGaaagcacagggcagagagTTCTGCTCCTCTGGCACTGCCACAcatgggattttgggaaggaattgttccctgggagggtgccaagccctggcacagggtgcccagagcagctggggctgcccctggatccctggcagtgccccaggccaggctggacattggggcttggagcagcctgggacagtgggaggtgtccctgccatggcagggggtgcagCAAACTGGTTTTTAGGgttgcttccaacccaaaccattccatggtcTATGACCCTATGGAATCGGGCAGAGCTGATCGTGGTCCCAGGACTTGGTGTGGCCTTTGGGCAACACCTCTGGAATCAACGGGATTGAGTCATTCCTCAGTTTCCCTGCATGGAGCTGATCTGGAGGAACCACCAGGGAAGgctgaggctgctctgcccGCTCACAGCTCGTTGCCTGCATGGTGCCACCACATTCCAGTGGCACCTCCTCCGCCCGGGCAGACTCCAACGAAAACCCCTCACAAATCCGGGAAAAGCCCCAAAATCCAGTTCTTTCTCCCCAAACACAGCAGGGGGTTGCCAAAGGAGGATGTCCATCCTTAGGGAATGGATAACAGAGGCCACCTTGCCTGGCCCTCACACCGAGCACTCACCCCGAAGGTGCCTTCTGGCCACAGCCACTTCCACCTGCTCCAAACATGAGGCCAGGGAAAGGGAACACGAGGCCTTCAAGGAAAGCCTGGAACGAAGGAGAGGGCTGGGTACCAGAGGGACTCGGCTGTAacggagcagggacagcagggatggggctgcaaAGCgctgggaagagctggtgtgcagggcagggatgtggggaagCACTGGGAAAGCGTCAGGAGGGATGGAGTTTTCTTACGCTCCTTATCCCTACCCTGAACCCTTCCCCGTGCTCTCCATCCCACCCAactcactgctctgctcctggttCTGGTCCTCTGGGACCGTGGCAGGGCCGGCTCCTCCATCCACACGCAGATCCCATCTCCCTGCGAGCAGATCCACAACTCCCTCACGTGTGGCTCCTCCATCCACACGCAGATCCCATCTCCCTGCGAGCAGATCCACGACTCCCTCACATGTGGCTCCTCCATCCACACGCAGATCCCATCTCCCTGCGAGCAGATCCACGACTCCCTCACGTGTGGCTCCTCCATCCACACGCagatcccagctccctgagagcAGATCCACGACTCCCTCACATGTGGCTCCTCCATCCACACACAGATCCCATCTCCCTGAGAGCAGATCCATGACTCCCTCACGTGTGGCTCCTCCATCCACACGCAGATCCCTTCTCCCTGAGAGCAGATCCATGACTCCCTCACGTGTGGCTCCTCCATCCACACGCagatcccagctccctgagagcAGATCCATGACTCCCTCACGTGTGGCTCCTCCATCCACACGCagatcccagctccctgagagcAGATCCACAACTCCCTCACGTGTGGCTCCTCCATCCACACGCagatcccagctccctgagagcAGATCCACAACTCCCTCACGTGTGGCTCCTCCATCCACACGCAGATCCCATCTCC
This window harbors:
- the LOC120410757 gene encoding uncharacterized protein LOC120410757; amino-acid sequence: MEEPHVRELWICSQGAGICVWMEEPHVRELWICSQGAGICVWMEEPHVRESWICSQGAGICVWMEEPHVRESWICSQGEGICVWMEEPHVRESWICSQGDGICVWMEEPHVRESWICSQGAGICVWMEEPHVRESWICSQGDGICVWMEEPHVRESWICSQGDGICVWMEEPHVRELWICSQGDGICVWMEEPALPRSQRTRTRSRAAFLEGLVFPFPGLMFGAGGSGCGQKAPSG